A genome region from Setaria italica strain Yugu1 chromosome III, Setaria_italica_v2.0, whole genome shotgun sequence includes the following:
- the LOC101782932 gene encoding vacuolar protein-sorting-associated protein 33 homolog — protein MAQIPNLDNAPLNLAALREQSQKDLLGILKSIRGKKCLIIDPKLAGTLSLIVQTSLLKEYGAELRILSSDPLQTECLKIVYLVRSQLSLMKFIASQIRNDESKGLQREYFLYFVPRRIVACEKILEEEKVHQKLTLGEYPLYLVPLDDDVLSFELDHSLQECLIEGDTSSIWHVAKAIHKLEFAFGVIPNVRAKGVASTKAAELLNNMQLEDPVNMDDMGIPEINTVILLDREVDMVTPMCSQLTYEGLLDEMLQINNGSVEVDASIMGTQQDGKKVKVPLNSSDKLYKEIRDLNFEVVVQVLRQKATSIQQDYAEVKSTNTQSVSELKDFVRRLHSLPEIARHVHLAQHLQSFTGKPSFHARLDIEQTILEVQNFEICFEYVEEMIHKQEPIENVLRLLVLLSLTNAGLPKKNFDYLRREMLHSYGFEHMNLLYNLEKAGLFKKQESRSNWVGITRALQLIVDVNDTANPSDISYIFSGYAPLSIRLVQHAVRSGWRSIEELLKLLPGPHLDLKRGGLTIDSSLEVHPGSGAQQSIDRVGHRSLVLVVFIGGVTFAEIAALRFLSAQEGMGYDFLVATTKVVNGNTILRPIIASSKSGMM, from the exons ATGGCGCAGATCCCCAACCTTGACAATGCGCCGCTCAACCTTGCAGCCCTCAG GGAGCAGTCGCAGAAGGACCTACTCGGCATCCTAAAAAGC ATAAGGGGGAAGAAGTGTCTGATCATTGACCCGAAGCTCGCTGGGACCCTGTCGCTGATCGTGCAGACATCCCTGCTAAAG GAGTATGGTGCGGAGTTGCGAATTCTCTCTTCTGATCCCTTGCAGACGGAATGCCTGAAAATTGTATATCTTGTGCGCTCTCAGCTGAGCTTAATGAAATTCATTGCAAGTCAGATCAGGAATGATGAATCTAAAGGGCTCCAAAGGGAATACTTCCTTTACTTTGTACCACGCCGCATTGTTGCTTGTGAGAAG ATCCTGGAGGAAGAGAAAGTTCATCAGAAACTGACACTTGGAGAATACCCTTTGTATCTAGTTCCATTGGATGATGATGTCCTTTCTTTTGAACTTGACCATTCTTTGCAG GAATGTCTCATTGAAGGAGATACAAGTTCTATCTGGCATGTTGCAAAAGCGATTCATAAACTAGAG TTTGCCTTTGGAGTTATCCCAAATGTTAGGGCTAAGGGTGTGGCATCTACCAAAGCTGCAGAGTTGTTGAATAATATGCAACTAGAGGATCCGGTCAACATGGATGAT ATGGGCATTCCGGAGATAAACACTGTTATTCTATTAGACAGAGAG GTGGACATGGTGACACCAATGTGCTCTCAGTTGACATATGAAGGCTTGCTGGATGAG ATGCTGCAAATTAATAATGGTTCAGTGGAAGTTGATGCGAGCATCATGGGAACTCAACAAGATGGGAAAAAGGTTAAGGTTCCACTGAATTCGAG TGATAAGTTGTACAAGGAGATTCGTGACCTCAACTTTGAAGTTGTAGTTCAG GTTTTACGTCAAAAAGCAACATCTATTCAGCAAGATTACGCGGAAGTGAAATCCACCAAC ACTCAGTCTGTTTCTGAGCTCAAGGATTTTGTGAGGAGATTGCACTCGCTACCGGAGATAGCT AGGCATGTTCATTTGGCGCAACACTTGCAATCCTTCACAGGAAAACCCTCATTCCATGCCCGACTAGACATAGAACAAACGATATTGGAGGTTCAGAACTTTGAAAT ATGCTTTGAGTACGTCGAGGAGATGATACATAAGCAGGAACCTATTGAAAATGTGCTTCGCCTTCTAGTGTTACTCTCTCTTACAAATGCTGGGTTGCCAAAGAAGAATTTTGATTACTTGAG GCGGGAGATGCTGCATAGCTATGGCTTTGAGCACATGAACTTATTATACAATCTGGAAAAGGCTGGCCTTTTTAAGAAGCAG GAATCAAGAAGCAATTGGGTTGGTATTACAAGAGCTCTGCAGCTTATAGTCGATGTAAATGATACAGCAAA CCCTAGTGATATATCGTACATCTTTTCTGGATATGCACCTCTTAGTATTCGCCTTGTTCAGCATGCAGTGAGATCTGGATG GCGTTCTATTGAAGAATTGTTGAAACTATTGCCAGGTCCACATCTAGATTTGAAAAGG GGTGGTTTGACAATTGATTCGTCACTGGAAGTACATCCAGGTTCAGGGGCTCAGCAGAGTATTGACAG GGTTGGTCATCGCTCTCTGGTTTTGGTTGTATTCATTGGTGGTGTCACATTTGCTGAGATTGCTGCCCTTCGATTCCTTAGTGCACAG GAAGGAATGGGCTACGACTTCCTTGTTGCAACAACAAAGGTCGTCAATGGTAACACGATACTCAGACCAATTATAGCCAGCAGTAAATCAGGGAtgatgtaa